The Uruburuella testudinis genome window below encodes:
- the glnE gene encoding bifunctional [glutamate--ammonia ligase]-adenylyl-L-tyrosine phosphorylase/[glutamate--ammonia-ligase] adenylyltransferase, whose product MTATDTARRHSHYLARQLDNGRLKPEILQPLVAKVLQNEDFMQFADWQGFQTAFDEAALACALRELRRYVMAQIIIRDLSRRSDLAEVTRTITLFADFAINTALDFAYAYYQDLYGTPIGRYSGRPQHLSVVAMGKMGGYELNVSSDIDLIFIYPESGDTDGKRERTNQEFFTKVGQKLIALLNDITADGQVFRVDMRLRPDGDAGPLVLNETALEQYLITQGREWERYAWCKGRVVTPYANDIAALVRPFVFRKYLDFNAYEAMRGLHRQIRQEVTRKGMADNVKLGAGGIREIEFIAQIFQLIRGGQIRALQLKGTQETLLQLQALDILDSDTVTTLLSAYRFLRDVEHRLQYWDDQQTQTLPDNPEQQQLLAESMGFSDYAAFSDGLNTQRRQVNTIFNQILTDPDGQNHTLDDCWHCVWQENPDEEARFDQLAAQGFNAGVIAKRLDQMRAGHKYRQLSHTAQPRFDAIVPLLVQAAAKQPEPTNTLLRLLDFLENISRRSAYLALLHERPQALDQLAGLMSQSAWVASYLMQHPILLDELLSAQLMETDHDWAKLAAELSDGLNNTKGDTEAQMDILRHFQHSQVFRLAVQDLAGLWTVEALSDQLSALADTILAAAIPCVWADTPKTHTNTPNIGIIGYGKLGGKELGYTSDLDLVYVYDDPHPDAPDLYGRFARRLTNWLGAATGAGSLYDVDLRLRPNGDSGFLACSVAAFEKYQRESAWTWEHQSLTRARFITGLAEVGRAFDAVRTEILTRPRDLTALAQEIIAMREKMFPTHPPKESDVKYARGGVVDVEFIIQYLILAHARELPQLLDNYGNIALLNIAAEAGLIDKQHAETARDAYRFYRQQQHNTKLRDADKVEINEEVMGYYQSVRELWAQVFGEAVRFEAR is encoded by the coding sequence ATGACCGCCACCGATACCGCCCGCCGCCATTCCCATTACCTCGCCCGCCAGCTCGACAACGGCAGGCTCAAGCCCGAAATCCTTCAGCCCTTGGTGGCCAAAGTGCTGCAAAACGAAGATTTTATGCAGTTTGCCGATTGGCAGGGCTTTCAGACGGCCTTTGACGAAGCGGCACTGGCATGCGCATTGCGCGAATTGCGCCGTTATGTGATGGCGCAAATCATCATCCGCGACCTCAGCCGCCGCAGCGATTTGGCCGAAGTGACCCGCACCATCACCCTGTTTGCCGACTTTGCCATCAACACCGCGCTGGATTTCGCCTACGCCTATTATCAAGACCTATACGGCACGCCCATCGGCCGCTACAGCGGCCGGCCGCAGCATTTGAGCGTGGTGGCCATGGGCAAAATGGGCGGTTATGAGCTGAATGTATCGTCCGATATCGACCTGATTTTCATCTACCCCGAAAGCGGCGACACCGACGGCAAGCGCGAACGCACCAATCAGGAATTTTTCACCAAAGTCGGCCAAAAGCTGATTGCGCTCTTAAACGACATCACTGCCGACGGCCAAGTGTTCCGTGTCGACATGCGCCTGCGCCCCGACGGCGACGCCGGCCCGCTGGTGCTCAACGAAACCGCGCTGGAGCAATACCTGATTACCCAAGGCCGCGAATGGGAACGCTACGCCTGGTGCAAAGGCCGCGTGGTCACACCCTATGCCAACGATATCGCCGCCCTGGTGCGCCCGTTTGTGTTCCGCAAATACCTCGATTTCAACGCCTACGAAGCCATGCGCGGCCTGCACCGCCAAATCCGCCAGGAAGTGACCCGCAAAGGCATGGCCGACAATGTCAAGCTCGGCGCCGGCGGCATTCGCGAAATAGAATTTATCGCACAGATTTTCCAACTGATACGCGGCGGCCAGATACGCGCGCTGCAATTGAAAGGCACGCAGGAAACGCTGTTGCAACTGCAAGCGCTCGACATCCTCGACAGCGATACCGTTACCACCCTGCTCAGTGCCTACCGCTTTTTGCGCGATGTCGAACACCGCCTGCAATATTGGGACGACCAGCAAACGCAAACCCTGCCCGACAACCCCGAGCAGCAGCAATTATTGGCCGAAAGCATGGGCTTTAGCGATTACGCCGCCTTTTCAGACGGCCTCAACACGCAGCGCCGGCAAGTGAATACCATCTTCAACCAAATCCTCACCGACCCCGACGGGCAAAACCACACCTTAGACGACTGCTGGCACTGCGTATGGCAGGAAAACCCCGATGAAGAAGCCCGTTTCGACCAGCTCGCCGCCCAAGGCTTCAATGCCGGCGTGATTGCCAAACGGCTCGACCAGATGCGCGCCGGCCACAAATACCGCCAACTCTCACACACCGCCCAACCGCGTTTCGATGCCATCGTGCCGCTGCTGGTGCAAGCCGCCGCCAAACAGCCCGAACCGACCAACACCTTGTTGCGCCTGCTCGACTTTCTCGAAAACATCAGCCGCCGCTCCGCCTACCTCGCCCTCTTACACGAACGCCCGCAGGCGCTCGACCAACTGGCCGGGCTGATGAGCCAAAGCGCCTGGGTGGCTTCCTATCTGATGCAGCACCCGATTCTGCTTGATGAACTACTCAGTGCACAATTGATGGAAACCGATCACGATTGGGCAAAATTGGCAGCAGAGCTTTCAGACGGCCTCAACAACACCAAAGGCGACACCGAAGCGCAAATGGATATATTGCGCCATTTCCAACACAGCCAGGTTTTCCGCCTCGCCGTGCAGGATCTGGCCGGCTTGTGGACGGTGGAAGCCTTGTCCGACCAACTCTCCGCGCTGGCCGACACCATTCTCGCCGCCGCCATTCCCTGCGTATGGGCCGACACCCCCAAAACCCACACAAACACCCCCAATATCGGCATCATCGGCTACGGCAAGCTCGGCGGCAAAGAGCTGGGCTACACCTCCGATTTAGACCTGGTGTATGTGTATGACGACCCCCACCCCGACGCGCCCGACCTCTACGGCCGCTTTGCCCGCCGCCTCACCAACTGGCTCGGCGCCGCCACCGGCGCAGGCTCGCTTTACGATGTCGACCTGCGCCTGCGCCCCAACGGCGATTCCGGCTTCCTCGCCTGCTCGGTGGCCGCTTTTGAAAAATACCAACGCGAAAGCGCCTGGACCTGGGAACACCAATCACTCACCCGCGCCCGCTTCATCACAGGCTTGGCCGAAGTCGGCCGCGCCTTCGATGCCGTGCGCACCGAAATCCTCACCCGCCCCCGCGATTTAACCGCACTCGCCCAAGAAATCATCGCCATGCGCGAAAAAATGTTCCCCACCCATCCGCCGAAAGAGAGCGACGTCAAATACGCCCGCGGCGGCGTAGTAGACGTGGAATTCATCATCCAATACCTGATTCTCGCCCACGCCCGCGAGCTGCCGCAACTGCTCGACAACTACGGCAATATCGCCCTGCTCAACATCGCCGCCGAAGCCGGGCTCATCGACAAACAACACGCCGAAACCGCCCGCGATGCCTACCGTTTCTACCGCCAGCAGCAACACAACACCAAATTGCGCGATGCGGATAAAGTAGAGATTAACGAAGAAGTGATGGGCTATTACCAAAGCGTACGCGAATTATGGGCACAGGTATTTGGAGAAGCCGTGCGGTTTGAAGCACGTTGA
- the oppF gene encoding murein tripeptide/oligopeptide ABC transporter ATP binding protein OppF, translating into MSAVLLAVDNVAVHFPVKREGAWFWQPPALLQAVGGVSFQLRAGETLGIVGESGCGKSTLARALIGLVKAQAGSIRWQGQELIGMPPRALRLTRREMQMIFQDPLASLNPRMTVGDIIAEPLRTFYPGLGKAETAQRVRRIMAKVGLLPNLINRYPHEFSGGQCQRIGIARALVVEPKLLICDEPVSALDVSIQAQVVNLLKQMQREMGLALIFIAHDLAVVKHIADRVLVMYLGRAAELGDKDAVYGAPAHPYTRALMSAVPLPDPQAERRKVIQLLPGDLPSPLNPPSGCVFRTRCPEAKAVCAETAPPMSVVG; encoded by the coding sequence ATGAGCGCGGTGTTGTTGGCGGTAGACAATGTGGCGGTGCATTTTCCGGTGAAGCGTGAAGGCGCCTGGTTTTGGCAGCCGCCGGCCTTGTTGCAGGCGGTCGGCGGGGTGTCGTTTCAATTGCGCGCAGGCGAAACCTTGGGCATTGTCGGCGAATCGGGCTGCGGCAAATCTACACTGGCGCGTGCGCTTATCGGCTTGGTGAAAGCACAGGCGGGCAGCATACGCTGGCAGGGACAAGAACTGATCGGAATGCCGCCCCGCGCCCTGCGGCTGACCCGGCGCGAGATGCAAATGATTTTTCAAGACCCGCTGGCCTCACTGAATCCGCGCATGACCGTGGGCGACATTATCGCCGAGCCGCTGCGCACGTTTTATCCGGGCTTGGGCAAGGCCGAAACTGCGCAGCGCGTGCGCCGTATTATGGCCAAAGTAGGCCTGTTGCCGAATTTGATCAATCGTTATCCGCACGAGTTTTCAGGCGGCCAGTGCCAGCGTATCGGCATTGCGCGGGCGCTGGTGGTCGAACCGAAATTGCTGATTTGCGATGAGCCGGTGTCGGCGCTGGATGTGTCGATACAGGCGCAGGTGGTGAATCTGCTCAAGCAGATGCAGCGCGAAATGGGTTTGGCGCTGATTTTTATCGCCCATGATCTGGCGGTGGTCAAGCACATTGCCGACCGTGTGTTGGTGATGTATTTGGGCAGGGCGGCGGAGCTTGGCGATAAAGACGCGGTGTATGGCGCGCCGGCCCACCCCTACACCCGCGCCCTGATGAGCGCTGTGCCGCTGCCTGATCCGCAGGCCGAGCGCCGTAAAGTGATCCAACTGCTGCCCGGCGATTTGCCCAGCCCGCTCAATCCGCCGTCGGGCTGTGTGTTCCGCACCCGCTGCCCCGAAGCTAAGGCGGTTTGTGCCGAAACTGCACCGCCAATGTCAGTTGTAGGATAA
- the rfaQ gene encoding putative lipopolysaccharide heptosyltransferase III, with the protein MQTLLPPKRILIIKLQHHGDVLLATPVADALKQAYPDCEIDMLVYAATADVISDNLQLRRIFCIDRQWKKQGAGRHLHHEYALFRNLRAQHYDWVINLSGQWRAALAAKLCGRRSAGIGLGNRNNALWRWAHSSLAAELGHEHHIVAHHLAALDPLALPAGIVPKVRMDIADAHRNSLRAKLAERGRRDEDYVLMHPGSRWFFKCWDNDKTAALLQKLLDHGENIVLTAAPDEREQAMLEEIAGRLKTSATAKVWLLSGCLNLRELAAAIDEAKLFIGVDSVPMHMAAALDKPQVALFGPSWVSRWRPYSDQATVIWAGDYGPLPHPDSINTDDPTRLLSAIPVEAVWQAVAQKLYPKAV; encoded by the coding sequence ATGCAAACCCTTTTGCCGCCCAAGCGGATTTTGATTATCAAGCTGCAACACCACGGCGATGTATTGCTGGCCACGCCGGTGGCCGATGCGCTCAAGCAGGCCTATCCCGATTGCGAAATCGATATGCTGGTCTATGCCGCCACCGCCGATGTGATCAGCGATAATCTGCAACTGCGGCGGATATTCTGTATCGACAGGCAGTGGAAAAAGCAGGGCGCAGGCCGGCATCTGCACCACGAATATGCCTTGTTCCGCAATTTGCGTGCGCAGCACTACGATTGGGTAATCAACCTTTCCGGCCAATGGCGGGCGGCGCTGGCGGCCAAGCTGTGCGGCAGGCGCAGTGCCGGCATCGGCCTGGGCAATCGCAACAATGCCTTGTGGCGTTGGGCGCACAGCAGCCTGGCGGCCGAGCTGGGGCACGAACACCATATTGTGGCGCACCATCTGGCCGCACTTGATCCGTTGGCGCTGCCTGCCGGCATCGTGCCGAAAGTGCGTATGGATATTGCCGACGCCCACCGCAACAGCCTGCGCGCCAAGTTGGCCGAACGCGGGCGGCGTGATGAAGATTATGTGCTGATGCACCCCGGTTCGCGCTGGTTTTTCAAATGTTGGGACAACGACAAAACCGCGGCCTTGCTGCAGAAACTGCTCGATCACGGCGAAAATATCGTGCTCACCGCCGCTCCCGATGAGCGGGAGCAAGCCATGCTCGAAGAGATTGCCGGCCGTCTGAAAACCTCTGCAACGGCCAAAGTGTGGCTGTTGTCTGGCTGCTTGAATCTGCGCGAGCTGGCGGCGGCGATTGATGAGGCGAAGCTGTTTATCGGGGTCGACTCGGTGCCCATGCATATGGCCGCTGCGCTTGATAAACCGCAGGTTGCGCTGTTCGGCCCCAGTTGGGTCAGCCGCTGGCGGCCTTATTCTGATCAGGCCACCGTGATTTGGGCGGGCGATTACGGCCCGCTGCCGCACCCCGACAGCATCAATACCGATGACCCGACCCGCTTGTTGAGCGCCATTCCGGTTGAGGCGGTGTGGCAGGCGGTTGCGCAAAAGCTGTATCCAAAGGCCGTCTGA
- a CDS encoding oligopeptide/dipeptide ABC transporter ATP-binding protein, whose amino-acid sequence MNTPLLQVCNLQVDFHTEEGTVSAVRSLSFDLAAGDTLGIVGESGSGKSQTAFAIMGLLAKNGRAQGSVKFGGREILNLDEGRLNQIRAREIAMIFQDPMTALNPYMKVGAQLAEVLVRHQGMSKAAARAEAVRMLEAVKMPEAGKRMQMYPHEFSGGMRQRVMMAMALLCRPKLLIADEPTTALDVTVQAQMMALLNELKRDFGTSIIMITHDLGVVAGVCDKVLVMYAAQAMEYGAVDDIFYRPSHPYTVGLLGAVPRLDAPAGDLATIAGNPPNLAGLPPGCPFAPRCQDVLACCADKMPAAETAANGHRRACWRPAAEVAA is encoded by the coding sequence ATGAACACTCCTCTGTTGCAGGTTTGCAATCTGCAAGTTGATTTCCACACTGAAGAGGGCACGGTCAGCGCCGTGCGCTCGCTGAGCTTCGACTTGGCCGCGGGCGATACTTTGGGCATTGTCGGCGAATCGGGTTCGGGCAAATCGCAAACCGCGTTTGCCATCATGGGCTTGCTGGCGAAAAACGGGCGGGCGCAAGGTTCGGTAAAATTCGGCGGGCGTGAAATTCTCAATCTGGATGAAGGCCGTCTGAATCAAATCCGTGCGCGGGAAATCGCCATGATTTTTCAAGACCCGATGACGGCGCTCAATCCGTATATGAAAGTGGGCGCGCAATTGGCCGAAGTGCTGGTGCGTCATCAAGGCATGAGCAAGGCAGCGGCACGTGCCGAAGCGGTGCGCATGCTGGAGGCGGTGAAAATGCCCGAGGCCGGCAAGCGCATGCAGATGTATCCGCACGAATTTTCAGGCGGTATGCGCCAGCGGGTAATGATGGCGATGGCGTTGTTGTGCCGCCCCAAACTGCTGATTGCCGATGAGCCGACCACCGCGCTGGATGTGACCGTGCAGGCGCAGATGATGGCTTTGCTGAATGAATTGAAACGCGATTTCGGCACCAGCATCATCATGATTACCCACGATTTGGGCGTGGTGGCAGGCGTGTGCGACAAGGTGCTGGTGATGTATGCTGCGCAGGCGATGGAATACGGCGCGGTCGACGATATTTTCTACCGGCCGTCCCACCCTTACACCGTGGGGCTGCTGGGCGCCGTGCCGCGCTTGGATGCACCGGCGGGGGATTTGGCGACGATTGCAGGCAATCCGCCCAATCTTGCAGGCCTGCCGCCGGGCTGCCCGTTTGCGCCGCGTTGCCAAGATGTGCTGGCGTGTTGTGCGGATAAAATGCCTGCCGCAGAAACGGCGGCAAACGGCCACCGCCGTGCTTGCTGGCGGCCGGCCGCGGAGGTGGCGGCATGA
- the oppC gene encoding oligopeptide ABC transporter permease OppC, with protein MKLTKNQTAALQTLADVQEVAGRSLWQDAGRRFRRNRAAAGSVAVLLLVAAFALLVPLLSPYAYDFTDWGAMQAPPSWGGGHYFGTDSLGRDLLVRVAVGARVSLLVGLAGALVAVLFGTVYGAVSGFFGGKTDVLMMRFLEILNAFPFMFFVILLVTFFGRNLVFIFVAIGLVSWLDVARIVRGQTLSLKRREFVEAAEVGGVSATAIVLRHIVPNVLGVVVVYASLLVPGMILFESFLSFLGLGVQEPMTSWGALLQEGAQTMQVAPWQLLIPAAFLVVTLFCFNFIGDGLRDALDPKDR; from the coding sequence ATGAAACTGACTAAAAACCAAACAGCGGCGCTGCAAACTCTGGCAGATGTGCAAGAAGTGGCCGGCCGCAGCCTGTGGCAGGATGCCGGGCGGCGTTTCCGGCGCAACCGTGCGGCGGCGGGCAGCGTGGCGGTGTTGCTGCTGGTGGCGGCGTTTGCGCTGTTGGTGCCGCTGCTGTCGCCTTATGCTTATGATTTTACCGATTGGGGCGCAATGCAGGCGCCGCCTTCGTGGGGCGGCGGCCATTATTTCGGCACCGATTCGCTCGGCCGTGATTTGCTGGTGCGGGTGGCGGTGGGGGCGCGCGTGTCGTTGCTGGTGGGGCTGGCGGGGGCGTTGGTGGCGGTGTTGTTCGGCACGGTTTACGGTGCGGTGTCGGGTTTTTTCGGCGGCAAAACCGATGTGCTGATGATGCGGTTTCTGGAAATTCTGAATGCGTTTCCGTTTATGTTTTTTGTGATTTTGCTGGTTACGTTTTTCGGCCGCAACCTGGTGTTTATTTTTGTGGCCATCGGCTTGGTGTCGTGGCTGGATGTGGCGCGGATTGTGCGCGGGCAAACGTTGAGCCTGAAGCGGCGGGAATTTGTTGAGGCGGCCGAGGTGGGCGGTGTGTCGGCAACGGCGATTGTGTTGCGCCATATTGTGCCTAATGTGCTCGGCGTGGTGGTGGTATACGCTTCGCTGCTGGTGCCGGGCATGATTTTGTTTGAATCGTTTTTAAGCTTTTTGGGGCTGGGCGTGCAGGAGCCGATGACCAGTTGGGGCGCGTTGTTGCAAGAGGGCGCGCAAACCATGCAGGTGGCGCCGTGGCAGCTTTTGATTCCGGCGGCGTTTTTGGTGGTAACATTGTTTTGCTTCAATTTTATCGGCGACGGCCTGCGGGATGCGCTGGATCCGAAAGACCGTTAA
- the oppB gene encoding oligopeptide ABC transporter permease OppB: MLKFIVRRLLEAIPTLLVLVTVSFFMMRLAPGSPFTGERNLPPAVLANIEAKYQLDAPLHQQYFAYLQQLAHGDFGPSFKYKDYTVNELLAQALPVSLEIGLYAFVLALLAGVALGVWAALKQNTWADYLTMGVAMTGVVIPGFVKAPLLVLVFAVWLKWLPAGGWSGGALPNLVLPVTALALAYVSGIARIMRGSMIEVMNSPFIRTARAKGLPMRQIVLRHALRPAMLPVVSYLGPAFVGIITGSIVIETIFGLPGIGQLFVNGALNRDYGMVLSLTILVGVLTIAFNALADIIYALIDPKIRY; this comes from the coding sequence ATGCTGAAATTTATTGTGCGCCGCCTGCTTGAAGCCATCCCCACGTTGCTGGTGTTGGTAACGGTGTCGTTTTTTATGATGAGGCTGGCGCCGGGCAGCCCGTTTACCGGCGAGCGCAACCTGCCGCCGGCAGTGTTGGCAAACATCGAAGCCAAATACCAACTGGATGCGCCGCTGCATCAGCAATATTTTGCCTATCTGCAACAATTGGCACACGGCGATTTCGGCCCTTCGTTCAAATATAAAGATTACACAGTCAACGAATTGTTGGCGCAGGCTTTGCCGGTGTCGCTTGAAATCGGCCTGTATGCTTTTGTGCTGGCGCTGCTGGCGGGCGTGGCGCTGGGCGTGTGGGCGGCTTTGAAGCAAAACACCTGGGCAGATTATCTTACCATGGGCGTGGCGATGACGGGCGTGGTGATTCCCGGTTTTGTCAAGGCGCCGCTGCTGGTGCTGGTGTTTGCCGTGTGGCTGAAATGGCTGCCGGCCGGCGGCTGGAGCGGCGGCGCACTGCCGAATCTGGTGTTGCCGGTTACCGCGCTGGCTCTGGCTTATGTGTCGGGCATTGCCCGCATTATGCGCGGCTCGATGATTGAAGTGATGAACAGCCCGTTTATCCGCACGGCCCGCGCTAAAGGGCTGCCGATGCGGCAGATTGTGTTGCGCCATGCGCTGCGCCCGGCGATGCTGCCGGTGGTGTCGTATTTGGGGCCGGCATTTGTGGGCATTATCACCGGCTCGATTGTGATTGAAACCATTTTCGGTCTGCCCGGTATCGGCCAATTGTTTGTCAACGGCGCGCTCAACCGCGATTACGGCATGGTGCTCAGCCTCACGATTTTGGTGGGTGTGCTTACCATTGCGTTTAATGCATTGGCCGACATTATTTATGCCTTAATCGACCCGAAAATACGGTATTGA